From a region of the Eublepharis macularius isolate TG4126 chromosome 7, MPM_Emac_v1.0, whole genome shotgun sequence genome:
- the DSEL gene encoding dermatan-sulfate epimerase-like protein, with amino-acid sequence MALMFTGHSLFLALVMLALSTVEESASNYSDWVTFAENMDQYDEQKVEVFRTNEKMKTTVIHPSLYFNADEIPALRQKSHTSHLHLFRAIRSAVSVMLSNPSYYLPPPKHADFAAKWNEIYGNNLPPLALYCLLCPEEKAAFDFVVEYMDRMAGYKDWLVENAPGDEVPLGHSLTGFATAFDFLYASLDDIRRQKYFAKIWAVSEELYEYSKVRSWGKQLLHNHQATNMLALLIGALVTEGGMESQANTWKHAVVDVMEKTLFLLNHIVDGSLDEGVAYGSYTAKSITQYIFLAQRHFGINNFGNNWLKMHFWFYYATLLPGFQRTVGIADSNYNWFYGPESQLVFLDKFVLKNGVGNWLAQQIRKHRPKDGPMVPSTAQRWSTLHTEYLWYDPELTPHPPPDYGNAKMHTFPNWGVVTYGAGLPNTQTNTFVSFKSGKLGGRAVYDIVHFQPYSWIDGWRSFNPGHEHPDQNSFTFAPNGQVFVSEALYGPKLSHLNNVLVFAPSPTSQCNQPWEGQLGECTQWLKWTGDEVGDAGGEIITASQHNEMMFVSGEAASAYSSAMKLKSVYRSLLLLNPQTLLVVDHIEKEESSPISSISAFFHNLDIDFKYVPYKFMNKYNGAMMDVWDAHYKMFWFDHHGNSPVARIQEAEQAAEFKKRWTQFVNVTFSTKSTTARIAYLFYGPYVNISSCRFIEDTRSGFQMALNVNNTETIFSVVTDYLNLRTRFSYLGFGGYAKVATPEKVTRFGLGTEVVEKQAPTIRSVFPFGFKMNIIAGLILGISLAILAFQWRFYISFSKLLRWILILVITLWFVELVDVWTSCTQPICAKWSSDLTSPEHSAGKEQGHSVSLPDVIITSLPSSGAEILKQLFFNSSDFVYIRIPTGYLDIPETEFEIDSFVDACEWKASDVQSGRFHLLQGWLHSLVKDTKLHLQNIHLHDTSRSNKLIQHFTLSKDKKRRPRKRESIAEQRNRLRGSSDKDAEYIKELRRHLAFYPNARPVLSLSSGSWTLKLPFFQEIIGPSLRALYVVRDPRAWIYSVLYKSQPSLYSLRKVPQHLAMLFKAEGRKEKCSLNSGYAFEYESLREELSHSNPNAVSVMSHLWVANTAAALRINVDLLPANYLLLKFEDIVHFPQKMAETIYAFLGIPLSPASLNQILFATSTNLFYLPYEGEVSPASIHAWQHNMPHEEISQIEDICSTLMDHLGYPKFTDLDAAGQQ; translated from the coding sequence ATGGCTCTAATGTTTACAGGACATTCCCTATTTCTAGCATTAGTGATGTTGGCACTCTCTACTGTTGAAGAATCTGCAAGCAATTACTCGGACTGGGTGACTTTTGCAGAGAACATGGATCAGTACGATGAGCAGAAAGTGGAAGTTTTCAGGACTAATGAGAAAATGAAAACAACTGTTATCCATCCAAGCTTATATTTTAACGCTGATGAGATTCCAGCACTGAGGCAGAAATCGCACACGAGCCATCTGCACCTTTTTAGAGCAATCCGAAGTGCGGTTTCAGTGATGCTTTCCAATCCATCCTACTACTTACCACCCCCCAAGCATGCTGATTTTGCTGCCAAGTGGAATGAGATCTATGGAAACAATCTGCCTCCCTTAGCACTGTATTGTCTCCTATGCCCAGAAGAGAAAGCTGCTTTTGATTTTGTTGTAGAATATATGGACCGAATGGCTGGTTACAAAGACTGGCTGGTAGAGAATGCCCCAGGGGATGAAGTTCCACTTGGGCACTCTTTAACTGGCTTTGCCACGGCTTTTGATTTCTTATATGCCTCGCTGGATGATATCAGAAGGCAAAAATATTTTGCTAAGATATGGGCCGTGAGTGAGGAACTATATGAATATTCCAAAGTGCGTTCCTGGGGCAAGCAACTTCTTCATAATCACCAAGCCACTAATATGTTAGCATTGCTTATTGGGGCCCTAGTAACAGAAGGGGGCATGGAGTCCCAGGCCAATACTTGGAAACATGCTGTAGTGGATGTGATGGAGAAAACCTTGTTTCTACTTAATCATATTGTCGATGGCTCTTTGGATGAAGGTGTGGCTTATGGCAGTTATACGGCTAAATCGATAACCCAGTATATTTTTCTGGCACAGCGCCACTTTGGGATTAATAATTTTGGAAACAACTGGCTCAAAATGCACTTTTGGTTTTATTATGCTACACTTTTACCAGGCTTTCAGAGGACTGTCGGTATAGCTGATTCTAATTATAACTGGTTTTATGGCCCTGAAAGCCAACTAGTTTTCCTTGATAAATTTGTGTTGAAGAATGGAGTAGGCAATTGGCTTGCACAACAAATTAGAAAGCACCGGCCCAAAGATGGCCCAATGGTGCCATCCACTGCCCAGAGGTGGAGTACCCTTCACACAGAATACCTGTGGTATGACCCAGAGCTCACTCCTCACCCTCCCCCTGATTATGGCAATGCTAAAATGCACACATTCCCTAACTGGGGGGTTGTTACATATGGAGCAGGGTTGCCAAACACTCAGACAAACACCTTTGTTTCTTTTAAATCTGGAAAGTTGGGTGGCCGTGCTGTCTATGATATAGTTCACTTTCAACCATATTCTTGGATTGATGGGTGGAGAAGCTTCAATCCAGGGCATGAACATCCAGATCAAAATTCTTTTACTTTTGCTCCTAATGGACAGGTTTTTGTATCCGAAGCCCTCTACGGTCCCAAGCTCAGCCACCTGAATAATGTCCTGGTGTTTGCTCCGTCTCCAACCAGCCAGTGCAACCAACCATGGGAAGGTCAGCTTGGAGAATGCACACAGTGGCTGAAGTGGACTGGGGATGAAGTTGGAGATGCAGGTGGTGAAATCATAACAGCTTCTCAGCACAATGAAATGATGTTTGTGAGTGGGGAGGCAGCATCTGCGTACTCCTCTGCAATGAAGCTGAAAAGTGTATACCGTTCTCTGCTTCTGCTAAATCCTCAGACGTTGCTTGTAGTGGACCATATCGAAAAGGAGGAAAGCTCTCCCATCAGCTCCATCAGTGCCTTTTTTCATAACCTTGACATTGACTTTAAATATGTTCCATATAAATTTATGAACAAATATAATGGAGCCATGATGGATGTGTGGGATGCTCACTATAAAATGTTTTGGTTTGACCATCATGGAAATAGTCCTGTTGCTAGGATACAAGAGGCAGAGCAGGCAGCGGAGTTCAAAAAGAGGTGGACACAGTTTGTAAATGTCACTTTCTCTACCAAAAGTACCACTGCAAGAATTGCCTACCTGTTCTATGGACCTTATGTCAACATATCTAGCTGTAGGTTTATAGAAGATACCCGATCAGGGTTTCAGATGGCTCTAAATGTCAACAATACAGAAACTATTTTCTCTGTTGTAACTGACTATCTAAATCTGAGGACAAGATTCAGTTATTTAGGGTTTGGTGGCTATGCCAAGGTAGCCACTCCAGAAAAAGTAACTAGATTTGGTCTGGGCACTGAAGTAGTAGAAAAGCAAGCACCAACTATCAGAAGTGTCTTCCCATTTGGatttaaaatgaatataataGCGGGGCTGATTTTGGGGATTAGCTTGGCTATACTGGCTTTTCAATGGCGATTCTACATTTCCTTCAGCAAACTTTTGCGTTGGATTCTGATCCTGGTAATCACATTGTGGTTTGTTGAACTGGTAGATGTGTGGACCTCTTGCACACAGCcaatctgtgcaaagtggagtaGCGATTTAACAAGCCCCGAACATAGTGCAGGAAAAGAACAAGGACACTCTGTAAGTTTGCCCGATGTTATCATCACCTCTCTCCCCAGTTCAGGTGCAGAAATCCTGAAGCAACTGTTTTTCAACAGCAGCGATTTTGTATATATTAGGATACCTACAGGATACCTTGATATCCCTGAGACAGAATTTGAGATTGACTCCTTCGTAGATGCCTGTGAGTGGAAGGCGTCTGATGTTCAGAGTGGCCGTTTTCATCTTCTCCAGGGTTGGTTGCATTCTCTAGTCAAAGACACAAAACTTCATTTACAAAATATTCATTTACATGACACCAGCAGAAGTAATAAGTTAATTCAGCATTTTACACTCAGTAAAGACAAGAAGAGACGGCCCAGGAAGAGAGAATCCATAGCAGAGCAAAGAAACCGGTTGAGAGGGAGTTCAGACAAAGATGCTGAATACATTAAGGAACTGAGGAGACACCTTGCCTTCTATCCCAATGCACGCCCTGTGCTTAGTCTGAGCAGTGGGAGCTGGACATTAAAGCTTCCTTTCTTTCAAGAAATTATAGGTCCCTCACTGAGAGCACTCTATGTAGTACGGGACCCTCGGGCATGGATCTATTCAGTATTGTACAAAAGCCAGCCGAGCCTTTACTCCTTGAGAAAGGTGCCTCAGCATTTAGCTATGCTGTTTAAAGCAGAAGGCAGGAAAGAAAAATGCAGTTTAAATTCAGGCTACGCCTTTGAATATGAATCACTAAGGGAGGAACTCTCTCATTCAAATCCCAATGCAGTCTCTGTGATGTCCCATTTGTGGGTGGCAAATACAGCAGCAGCCCTGAGAATCAATGTGGATTTGCTACCGGCAAATTATCTGCTACTCAAATTTGAAGACATTGTCCACTTCCCCCAGAAGATGGCTGAAACTATCTATGCCTTTCTGGGCATCCCTCTGTCTCCTGCCAGCTTAAACCAAATATTATTTGCCACCTCCACCAATCTTTTCTACCTTCCTTATGAAGGAGAAGTATCCCCAGCAAGTATCCATGCTTGGCAACACAATATGCCTCATGAGGAAATTAGTCAGATCGAGGACATCTGTTCAACTCTAATGGACCACTTAGGATATCCAAAGTTTACTGATTTAGATGCTGCGGGTCAGCAGTAG